In the genome of Leptospira inadai serovar Lyme str. 10, one region contains:
- a CDS encoding Crp/Fnr family transcriptional regulator gives MSINILEFINNISIKTYLAGENVFEEKDISTGMMYFLFYGELEIRKTYDGEARVIRKLTAGSFFGEMALISKIPRTAGATVISEKAKIGSLDKDMFHKIGQTNPKFFSILLSTMIERLVSVEEEIGKLSSLSSINLEEIKPRVDV, from the coding sequence ATGAGCATAAACATATTAGAATTCATTAATAATATTTCCATTAAGACTTATTTAGCCGGAGAAAACGTATTCGAAGAGAAGGATATCTCGACGGGCATGATGTATTTTCTGTTTTATGGAGAATTAGAGATCCGCAAAACATACGACGGCGAAGCGAGGGTCATTCGCAAACTGACTGCCGGCTCCTTTTTCGGCGAAATGGCGTTGATCAGCAAAATTCCCAGAACTGCCGGCGCGACGGTCATTTCGGAAAAGGCAAAGATCGGAAGTCTCGATAAGGATATGTTTCATAAAATCGGACAGACAAATCCGAAATTCTTTTCAATACTGCTAAGTACTATGATCGAGAGATTGGTTTCCGTCGAGGAAGAGATCGGTAAGTTAAGTTCCCTCTCTTCGATTAACTTGGAAGAAATCAAACCGAGAGTGGACGTTTGA
- a CDS encoding DUF1564 family protein — MKLKLIYENKKAIPKVVSLRAKSSRGEFPHCTLLISEELCDRFRKKWKGERSLARCLNELLTIYGAHLEKADKLNSGSFMLLYQRKRHESGAGWNRINFRPDGSDWTRLGNLARWHGVSRCFLFSYLLELHLKRKVQSKALAPATRKKIA, encoded by the coding sequence ATGAAACTGAAATTAATCTACGAAAACAAGAAAGCGATTCCGAAAGTCGTTTCGCTTCGAGCAAAGTCTTCTCGCGGGGAGTTCCCGCATTGTACGCTCCTAATTTCGGAGGAGCTATGCGATCGGTTTCGGAAAAAATGGAAAGGGGAGCGGTCACTAGCGCGTTGTTTAAACGAACTTCTTACGATTTACGGCGCCCATTTGGAGAAGGCTGATAAATTGAATTCGGGTTCGTTTATGCTCCTCTATCAGCGAAAACGCCACGAATCGGGCGCAGGTTGGAATCGCATCAATTTTCGACCGGACGGAAGCGATTGGACGAGGCTCGGAAATTTAGCGCGTTGGCACGGAGTATCTAGATGCTTTTTATTTAGTTATTTGCTGGAACTCCATTTAAAAAGGAAGGTGCAATCAAAAGCACTCGCTCCCGCTACAAGAAAGAAAATCGCTTAG
- the msrA gene encoding peptide-methionine (S)-S-oxide reductase MsrA: protein MTEEKKLEYATIGGGCFWCVEAVYQLIDGVESIVSGYAGGSDPLPNYKSVCTGLTGHAEVIRIGFDPERISFSDILSVFWEAHDPTTRNRQGNDEGTQYRSIILFETPEQKKIAEESRKKAQSHFKDPIVTEIISMEKFFPAENYHQNYFRTNPNQPYCHYVIRPKIEKFLKKKGLE from the coding sequence ATGACCGAGGAAAAAAAACTGGAATATGCTACGATAGGAGGCGGTTGCTTTTGGTGTGTCGAAGCGGTTTATCAGCTAATCGACGGCGTGGAATCGATCGTTTCCGGTTATGCGGGAGGCTCGGACCCTTTGCCGAATTACAAATCCGTATGTACAGGGCTCACGGGACACGCGGAAGTGATTCGCATCGGTTTTGATCCCGAGCGAATTTCATTTTCCGATATACTGAGCGTTTTTTGGGAAGCCCACGATCCGACTACGAGAAACCGCCAAGGAAATGACGAAGGTACTCAATATCGAAGTATCATTCTCTTTGAAACTCCGGAGCAGAAAAAAATCGCCGAGGAATCTAGGAAAAAGGCCCAGTCGCATTTCAAAGATCCGATAGTAACCGAAATCATCTCGATGGAAAAGTTTTTTCCCGCTGAAAACTACCATCAAAATTATTTTCGCACGAATCCTAATCAGCCTTATTGCCATTATGTAATTCGGCCTAAAATTGAAAAATTTCTAAAAAAGAAAGGGTTAGAATAG
- a CDS encoding sensor histidine kinase, producing MNRILEFLRPPVFSDAQKDASVRLLYGLMGVCLGVMVVFRILHPILSEKPKSTYLSVYLIPLAVLISHILAKKGKLKAAAHFLVGLQWLLLFFIMLREGGVQSIAFSFCMVLIVFSALVLGNIAAMTYMVLSILAGSLSIYLNENNIIEPVFRANSNKAVLLGVSIGFFMVAILMRFALIGFRKMREELSEVQLYAKVGGWTLNTETLELTLTKEYLILLGKEDARESKTLSFDSFLESHVVAEDRDKLRDILKESLENKNDPTFSVDFVYQAIRFDGNPRFIQVKGKFRDSIVGFGTGQDITDKYLSQEKLRTSQELFAKIFQLSPYAISISRVSDGKYFDINEGFTRLFGFTREEVIGRTAFDIRLWVNPTDRVGFTETIKRDGILLNAETLFRTKKGQIVHSVFSTRLVVIDGEPSMINVVQDTAERKEAEDLRILNREISEQNKLIEEQKKELEETLQNLKRTQNQLVLSEKMAALGQLVAGIAHEINNPIGVISASNETIRSYFSRSMQRMEEAFVILQGLQEKARDDLYSLLRKGHYNQELLSPKEARERTKVLEANLKELGIEGARSLAEELVEAGLENALSDFPRLFTGRHSRELLMYALDEIQAARSCRLIEMSVDRTSKIVYALKNFSHFRSGGIKTAVHLYESLDTVLTIYHNQLKTGVEIKKDYSAIPPIQAYPDDLLHVWTNLIYNAAQAMNFKGVLKLEIYRIGDYEAEVRISDSGPGIADSIADRIFEPFFTTKSQGEGSGLGLDIARRIVENHNGSIRFESSSEGTTFYVRLPINSSGDFV from the coding sequence ATGAATCGAATACTCGAGTTTTTACGGCCACCGGTTTTTTCCGACGCTCAAAAAGATGCATCTGTTCGGCTACTTTACGGTTTAATGGGCGTTTGCTTGGGCGTAATGGTCGTATTTCGGATCTTGCATCCTATTTTATCCGAAAAACCTAAGTCGACATACCTTTCCGTATATTTGATTCCTTTGGCGGTCCTCATTAGCCATATTCTGGCAAAAAAAGGAAAACTAAAAGCGGCCGCACATTTTTTGGTCGGTCTTCAGTGGCTACTTTTGTTTTTCATAATGCTTCGAGAAGGGGGAGTTCAATCGATCGCGTTTTCTTTCTGCATGGTCTTGATCGTCTTCTCCGCTTTAGTTCTCGGGAATATCGCCGCGATGACCTATATGGTATTGTCCATTCTTGCGGGCTCATTAAGCATTTATCTGAATGAGAATAACATTATAGAGCCGGTTTTTCGAGCGAATTCGAATAAAGCAGTACTTCTCGGCGTATCCATCGGCTTTTTCATGGTAGCAATACTTATGCGATTTGCTCTTATCGGATTCCGCAAGATGAGGGAGGAGCTGTCGGAGGTCCAGCTTTACGCGAAAGTCGGCGGTTGGACGCTTAATACCGAAACGTTAGAGCTGACTTTGACTAAGGAATATTTAATTCTTCTCGGCAAGGAAGATGCCCGCGAATCGAAGACGTTATCGTTCGATTCGTTTTTAGAATCGCATGTCGTGGCAGAAGACCGCGATAAACTACGCGATATCTTGAAGGAAAGTTTAGAAAATAAGAATGATCCTACATTCTCCGTTGATTTCGTTTATCAAGCTATCCGGTTTGACGGTAATCCACGATTCATTCAGGTAAAGGGAAAATTTAGGGATTCGATCGTAGGCTTCGGTACGGGTCAGGATATAACGGACAAATACCTTTCCCAGGAAAAGTTAAGGACGAGTCAGGAACTTTTTGCAAAAATATTTCAATTGAGCCCGTATGCTATTTCGATTTCCCGAGTTTCAGACGGGAAATACTTCGATATCAACGAAGGATTTACTCGTCTCTTCGGTTTTACAAGGGAGGAAGTCATCGGGAGAACCGCTTTCGATATTCGACTCTGGGTAAATCCGACGGATCGGGTCGGATTTACGGAAACGATAAAGAGAGACGGAATTCTCTTAAATGCGGAGACGTTGTTTCGAACCAAGAAAGGGCAGATCGTGCATTCGGTATTTTCAACAAGACTTGTCGTTATCGACGGTGAACCGAGCATGATCAACGTCGTTCAAGATACTGCGGAAAGAAAGGAAGCCGAAGATCTTCGAATTTTAAACCGTGAGATTTCGGAGCAGAATAAGCTTATCGAAGAGCAGAAAAAAGAATTAGAAGAAACGTTACAAAATTTAAAAAGAACGCAAAACCAATTGGTTCTATCCGAAAAAATGGCGGCCTTAGGCCAATTGGTGGCGGGAATTGCGCATGAAATTAATAATCCGATCGGCGTCATCAGCGCTTCTAACGAAACGATCCGGAGTTATTTTTCTCGGTCTATGCAACGTATGGAAGAGGCATTCGTAATCCTACAGGGCTTACAGGAAAAGGCTAGGGATGACTTGTATTCCCTTTTACGTAAAGGTCATTATAACCAGGAGTTATTATCTCCGAAGGAGGCGCGGGAAAGAACCAAGGTTTTGGAAGCCAATTTAAAGGAATTAGGAATCGAAGGAGCTAGGTCTCTTGCCGAAGAATTGGTGGAGGCGGGCCTTGAAAACGCTCTTTCGGATTTTCCTCGCTTGTTTACCGGAAGACATTCTAGGGAATTGTTGATGTATGCGCTAGATGAAATTCAAGCCGCTAGAAGCTGTCGGTTAATCGAAATGTCTGTCGATCGAACGTCGAAGATCGTATATGCGCTTAAGAATTTTTCCCATTTCCGTTCCGGAGGAATTAAAACTGCGGTGCATCTTTACGAAAGCCTGGATACGGTTTTAACGATTTATCATAATCAACTTAAGACAGGCGTCGAAATCAAAAAAGATTATAGCGCTATTCCTCCTATCCAAGCGTATCCGGATGATTTGCTTCATGTTTGGACGAACTTAATTTATAATGCAGCGCAAGCGATGAACTTTAAAGGAGTTTTAAAACTTGAAATTTATAGAATAGGCGATTACGAAGCTGAAGTAAGAATTTCCGATTCCGGTCCCGGGATTGCGGATTCAATCGCCGATCGCATTTTCGAACCTTTCTTTACTACGAAATCCCAGGGCGAAGGGTCCGGTTTAGGGTTGGATATCGCTCGGCGTATCGTCGAGAATCATAACGGTTCGATTCGTTTCGAGTCCTCTTCGGAAGGTACTACTTTCTATGTTCGCTTACCTATAAATTCGTCCGGCGATTTCGTTTAG
- a CDS encoding alpha/beta hydrolase has translation MGMIRKALLSFVLLSLFASCSANIALNGEISHPKTADNWNLSIEHFPPIAGTALKKFPAIICHGFIANRKYFKINEKSSLVASLQKEGYDVWLLDLRGRQDAGSPSLFFGEKTFDYSIDDYIKQDVDAAIKHVLNATGKEKVNWIGHSMGGMLLYARLGTLGENRVANLITIGSPIIMDPPSRALQLWTNFTWGLYLWPVVPTETWSGIRGGTGIPFLPKKNFEELFWHEKNIDPKIVSGVFTTSIASVTKREARQMEKVIETGSFRTEDGQQNYADGIANIKIPTLIIGGRRDKLGFTYSLRYVYDNIGTADKTLFIASKGKGHSDDYGHTDLLVGKKADEDVFPVLVRWLNKRN, from the coding sequence ATGGGTATGATCCGAAAAGCACTCCTCAGTTTCGTCCTACTTTCGCTATTTGCATCCTGTTCGGCAAATATAGCGTTAAATGGAGAAATTTCTCATCCGAAAACCGCAGATAATTGGAATCTATCAATCGAACACTTTCCTCCGATCGCAGGAACGGCTCTCAAAAAATTCCCCGCTATTATTTGCCATGGCTTCATCGCAAATCGGAAATATTTTAAGATCAACGAAAAGTCATCTTTAGTGGCGAGTCTACAGAAGGAAGGCTATGATGTATGGTTGCTTGATCTGCGAGGAAGACAAGATGCAGGTTCTCCATCCCTATTCTTTGGGGAAAAAACATTCGACTATTCGATCGACGATTATATTAAGCAGGACGTCGATGCCGCAATTAAGCATGTGCTCAACGCGACCGGTAAGGAAAAAGTCAACTGGATCGGGCATAGTATGGGCGGTATGTTATTATATGCTCGCTTGGGGACTTTGGGAGAAAACAGGGTCGCGAATTTAATCACGATCGGTTCACCTATAATCATGGACCCGCCGTCTAGAGCCCTGCAGCTATGGACCAATTTTACTTGGGGACTCTATCTATGGCCGGTGGTTCCGACGGAAACCTGGTCCGGAATTCGCGGTGGAACCGGCATCCCATTCTTACCTAAAAAGAATTTCGAAGAACTCTTTTGGCATGAAAAGAATATAGATCCGAAGATCGTAAGCGGAGTGTTCACTACGTCCATCGCTTCCGTAACTAAAAGGGAAGCAAGGCAAATGGAAAAAGTCATAGAAACGGGTTCATTCAGAACCGAGGACGGGCAGCAAAATTACGCGGACGGCATCGCCAATATTAAAATTCCTACATTAATCATAGGAGGAAGGCGAGATAAACTAGGGTTTACGTATTCCTTGCGCTACGTTTATGACAATATCGGTACTGCTGATAAAACTCTATTCATTGCCTCCAAAGGAAAAGGCCATTCGGACGATTACGGACACACGGATTTATTGGTGGGCAAAAAAGCGGACGAAGACGTATTTCCTGTTCTAGTACGTTGGTTGAATAAAAGAAACTGA
- a CDS encoding alpha/beta hydrolase: MKIKNIFIVTLSFVLFAFLISCTRYVRITEEVFTKQTADFGPNVYLTTFNQPDSEYPPILILDPILVNKKSLYIGDYSGLIGVLNGNGFTVWLLHFDSYSGINLKDIGEKILPQAVSQIQKSANRKDYILGGVSLGGQTILHYLHGKKDLGIYKSFFLGTGMDYKFNDSFLEDMKKEKRFGTDLTNSCKNKDSFCSRFISYDEDDPTTLFTYGNLWNYLPPLEENPKNWAEFESLDFPTLFIAGKIDSVSPAESIHPVYRRKKGSSQFFEIGRDNRGSIDYDHLSLFAHEDAGPEIYQRIADWLKKKKGE; this comes from the coding sequence ATGAAAATAAAAAATATCTTTATCGTTACTCTATCTTTCGTTTTATTCGCATTTCTCATTTCCTGTACTCGATACGTTCGGATTACTGAGGAAGTATTTACAAAACAGACGGCTGATTTTGGCCCAAACGTCTACCTCACTACGTTTAACCAACCCGATTCCGAATATCCTCCTATTTTAATTCTAGATCCGATTTTGGTGAATAAGAAATCCCTGTATATCGGAGATTATTCGGGACTCATCGGAGTTTTGAACGGAAACGGCTTTACGGTTTGGCTTTTACATTTCGACTCCTATTCAGGAATCAATTTGAAAGATATCGGGGAAAAAATCCTTCCCCAAGCCGTATCACAAATTCAGAAATCTGCGAATCGAAAAGATTATATTCTGGGAGGTGTTTCCCTCGGTGGCCAAACGATCCTGCATTATCTTCACGGAAAAAAAGATCTCGGAATCTATAAAAGCTTCTTTTTAGGAACAGGAATGGATTACAAATTCAACGATAGCTTCCTGGAAGATATGAAGAAAGAAAAACGATTCGGAACGGATTTGACGAATTCCTGCAAAAACAAAGACTCTTTCTGCTCTAGATTCATTTCGTACGACGAGGACGATCCGACGACTCTTTTCACTTATGGAAATCTTTGGAATTATCTCCCGCCGTTGGAGGAAAATCCTAAGAACTGGGCGGAATTCGAATCGTTGGATTTTCCGACTCTCTTTATCGCCGGAAAAATCGACAGTGTTTCTCCCGCTGAATCGATACACCCGGTGTATAGAAGAAAGAAAGGGTCCAGTCAGTTTTTCGAGATCGGTAGGGATAATCGCGGAAGCATCGATTACGATCATCTGTCTCTATTTGCGCATGAAGACGCCGGCCCGGAAATATACCAGCGAATCGCGGATTGGTTAAAGAAAAAGAAAGGAGAATAA
- a CDS encoding M48 family metallopeptidase — MEDLFYDGETPLPKKGILNVKQNDLCFVTDRKEYRFSGQDIVGVEKFASEYRLEIRNLNSPNATVIIVFYSEITYDNLIDIVKQGKGDIVSGIWMSTGIWQKIGALTIAAFIVIFGYNSALSYLYHVVPLSYDKTRATLLSPKIREFLYVCSAPEINRMVDTIGKRLKDPADPFTYDIVVVQDNITNAFALPGGNIIIFTNLLSTMESPEELAGVIAHEMAHVRRRHGTRNEIRYLGNFLFLSLAIGSGFEGVEFIENMDTFYELTSAALFSQKFSREFEMEADLEALENLKKSNITVEGLLHWFERLKITLARKEKEESSMNIPDFLSSHPPTDERIDAIRREIAKRGNSSGKLGISRSRWIRIRNQCGPRVTASIK; from the coding sequence ATGGAAGATCTATTTTACGACGGAGAAACTCCGCTTCCGAAAAAAGGAATTCTGAACGTTAAGCAGAATGACCTATGCTTCGTTACTGATCGGAAAGAATACCGATTTTCGGGTCAGGATATCGTTGGCGTGGAAAAATTCGCTTCGGAATATAGATTAGAAATAAGAAATTTAAATTCTCCTAATGCTACTGTGATAATAGTTTTTTATTCCGAAATTACCTACGATAATCTGATCGATATCGTCAAACAAGGTAAAGGCGACATCGTCTCCGGAATATGGATGAGCACCGGGATTTGGCAGAAAATCGGAGCGCTTACGATTGCCGCTTTTATCGTTATATTCGGATACAATTCCGCTCTATCTTATTTGTATCATGTTGTTCCGTTGAGCTACGATAAGACCAGAGCGACTTTATTATCGCCTAAAATTCGGGAATTTTTGTATGTTTGTTCCGCTCCGGAAATAAATCGTATGGTCGATACTATCGGAAAAAGATTAAAGGATCCGGCCGATCCGTTTACTTACGATATTGTCGTCGTTCAGGATAATATCACGAATGCGTTTGCATTGCCCGGTGGAAATATTATTATTTTTACGAATTTACTTTCCACGATGGAAAGTCCGGAAGAATTGGCCGGCGTGATCGCTCACGAAATGGCTCATGTACGTAGACGACACGGGACAAGGAATGAGATTCGGTATCTGGGTAATTTTTTATTCTTATCATTAGCGATCGGATCCGGTTTCGAAGGCGTAGAGTTCATTGAAAATATGGATACGTTCTATGAATTAACGAGTGCTGCCTTGTTCAGTCAAAAGTTTTCGCGAGAGTTCGAGATGGAAGCCGATCTGGAAGCTTTAGAGAATCTTAAGAAATCGAATATTACCGTGGAAGGATTGCTACATTGGTTCGAAAGACTTAAGATTACTCTGGCAAGAAAAGAAAAGGAAGAGAGTTCGATGAATATTCCGGATTTTCTAAGCTCTCATCCGCCGACGGATGAGCGAATCGATGCGATTCGGCGCGAGATCGCGAAACGAGGGAACTCCAGCGGAAAGCTCGGGATCTCCCGATCAAGATGGATTCGAATTCGAAATCAATGCGGCCCGAGGGTGACCGCATCGATAAAATAG
- a CDS encoding YjgN family protein has translation MENHRNIRLKFDGKGGDLLGIYLFNALATIATLGIYYFWATVRARKYLNRHLVFMDQRFDFHATGKEKFIGFLKAALLFAMAALVYYAWKTLLGFFIPAEWAFIFSIIPIYLVILLLLPFVIVGSFRFFLSRTSYNNIRFHFSGHPIELIKIFVPGVIFSVLSFGFYIPWFLIRLRTFYTDNSYYGSAGFKFNGKGSELFWIYFKGILLFIPTLGFYYSWLKANVQNYYWNHTTFNGIKIDSNLKGEDVLIYILLSYFLIIITLGIAFPWVSVIWIKLYMEAISLEVEPDLSAIRPEFDSGASPIADGMESIASIADSISSFLG, from the coding sequence TTGGAAAATCATAGGAATATTCGACTCAAATTTGACGGGAAAGGCGGGGATCTTCTCGGTATTTATCTTTTCAATGCCCTCGCGACGATTGCTACATTAGGTATTTATTATTTTTGGGCAACGGTTCGTGCCAGAAAATACTTGAATCGACATCTTGTCTTCATGGATCAGCGATTTGACTTTCATGCCACCGGTAAGGAGAAATTTATCGGGTTCCTAAAAGCGGCATTATTATTTGCGATGGCGGCGCTCGTTTATTATGCCTGGAAAACGCTGCTCGGGTTTTTTATTCCGGCCGAGTGGGCATTTATCTTTTCTATCATACCGATTTATTTAGTGATTTTGCTCCTTTTACCGTTCGTAATAGTCGGGAGCTTTCGATTCTTCTTAAGTAGGACCTCCTATAACAATATACGATTCCATTTTTCCGGTCATCCGATCGAGTTGATCAAGATATTCGTTCCGGGTGTAATTTTTTCCGTACTGAGTTTCGGATTTTATATTCCCTGGTTTTTAATCAGATTACGGACATTTTATACCGATAATTCGTATTACGGAAGCGCCGGTTTTAAGTTCAACGGTAAGGGTTCCGAATTGTTTTGGATTTATTTTAAAGGAATTCTACTATTCATACCGACTTTAGGTTTCTATTATTCATGGCTTAAGGCCAACGTGCAAAATTATTACTGGAATCACACGACATTTAACGGCATCAAAATAGATTCGAACTTGAAAGGAGAGGATGTATTAATCTATATCCTACTTTCCTATTTTTTAATAATCATAACTTTAGGGATCGCTTTTCCTTGGGTATCGGTAATCTGGATAAAGCTTTATATGGAGGCGATTTCATTGGAAGTAGAACCCGATTTAAGCGCAATTCGTCCCGAATTCGACTCGGGTGCATCGCCCATTGCCGATGGTATGGAGAGTATTGCTAGCATAGCCGATTCTATTTCCAGTTTTCTAGGATAG
- a CDS encoding uracil-DNA glycosylase, which produces MNTIEKAEQLKLIAEEVSKCVKCKLHNTRTQTVFGEGNPSAEIMFIGEGPGKQEDLTGRPFVGKAGELLTRIIEKGIGVPRESVFIANITKCRPTVDLKFEKDRPPDEEETIACSPYLLRQITIIQPKVIITLGNPSTRFILRTQEGITKLRGKWGDFHGIPVMPTYHPSYVIRNGGENSPLKRDVWEDIKAVLEKLGWKR; this is translated from the coding sequence ATGAATACGATAGAGAAAGCCGAACAACTTAAATTGATCGCCGAAGAAGTTTCTAAATGTGTGAAATGCAAGCTGCATAATACGCGAACCCAAACGGTATTTGGGGAGGGAAATCCGTCGGCGGAAATCATGTTTATCGGAGAAGGCCCCGGTAAGCAAGAGGATTTGACCGGGCGCCCATTTGTGGGCAAAGCCGGAGAGCTACTAACTAGGATCATCGAAAAAGGGATTGGGGTTCCGAGAGAAAGCGTTTTTATAGCAAACATCACGAAATGCCGTCCTACTGTTGATTTAAAATTCGAAAAGGATCGCCCCCCGGACGAGGAAGAAACGATAGCGTGTTCACCTTATCTACTGCGCCAGATCACGATAATCCAACCCAAGGTAATCATTACGTTAGGAAACCCTTCGACTCGATTTATCCTTAGAACTCAGGAGGGAATTACTAAACTCAGGGGAAAATGGGGGGATTTTCACGGGATTCCCGTGATGCCGACCTATCATCCCAGCTATGTGATTAGAAACGGCGGAGAAAATAGTCCTTTAAAACGGGACGTCTGGGAGGATATTAAGGCGGTTTTGGAAAAGTTAGGTTGGAAACGCTAG